A DNA window from Centroberyx gerrardi isolate f3 chromosome 3, fCenGer3.hap1.cur.20231027, whole genome shotgun sequence contains the following coding sequences:
- the LOC144542870 gene encoding uncharacterized protein LOC144542870 isoform X1, which yields MGSENPVDFSPAVILAEEDQQEIGGLINSDGEEVDFSDIRESGSPTIGDEETPSKTFDQSENEKPQSTHSCSVCGKDFPYASKLQRHLRTHSGERPFPCSMCEKRFPEKGLLMIHERVHTGEKPFPCTFCEKRFASQGELRLHRRTHTGERPYHCSICLKSFSRHWHLKTHLEAMHSEVVAGFSRKKFPCSECEKSCNSAAELRDHQRTHTGERPYQCSFCDKRFALSGTLVRHERLHTGITPYRCSDCGKTFAQQWTLTTHMRTHTGEKPYSCTQCDKSFIAPGELRRHTRIHTGEKPYTCADCGRHFSLAGTLRNHKRSCTHTKNGSATSLISGSIQATAGESSQQDLANNISSEVSASQDTPSEVEAHTSEGPNCDKASQCETDLRESEYRLEDGGSSPHMNVIVKEEEEEEPLCTESLEQVSGSEDCSMSEGVEQHQESNTEIRITVKEEEEEVVNISGEDPDHVADTEEESPPTSPLQQQLNNNLTNSSYCCRLCGRDCHKLSALQIHMRIHSGEKPYQCTLCGKQFTQKGQLKGHQKVHTGEKPFSCPDCGKSFAHSGAMNRHRLTHTGERPYHCSVCERSFNQSCRLREHEKIHFGEKFDCTECEKSFTRASSLRNHFRLHTGKWPYSCDICGRGFNRSKSLRLHKRNHEQAQTGDESAFSVKNEDDSSQSDDTSPIDLSESLDRVSGSEDCSMSEGVEQHQENNTEIRITVKEEEEELVNISGEDPDHVADTEDESPPTSPLQLNNNLTKSSYCCGLCGRDCHKLSALQIHMRIHSGEKPYQCTLCGKQFTQKGQLKGHQKVHTGEKPFSCPDCGKSFAHSGAMNRHRLTHTGERPYHCSVCERSFNQSGRLREHEKIHFGEKFDCPECEKSFTRASSLKNHFRLHTGERPYGCDICGRGFSRSQSLRLHKRKHEQGQAGDESALSVKNEDDSSQSDDASPIDLCMTEHND from the exons GAGAGAGTGGTAGCCCTACTATTGGAGATGAGGAGACTCCATCAAAGACATTTGATCAGAGTGAGAATGAAAAACCGCAGTCAACTCACAGCTGCTCAGTGTGCGGAAAAGATTTCCCCTATGCCTCTAAACTTCAGCGCCACCTACGAACCCACTCAGGCGAGAGGCCCTTCCCCTGCTCTATGTGTGAGAAGAGATTTCCGGAGAAGGGACTGCTCATGATTCATGAAAGGGTTCATACTGGGGAAAAGCCATTCCCTTGCACTTTCTGTGAGAAAAGATTTGCTAGCCAGGGGGAGCTGAGACTACACCGGCGGACACACACTGGCGAGAGGCCATATCACTGCTCCATTTGTTTAAAGAGCTTCTCTCGCCACTGGCACCTGAAAACACACCTAGAGGCAATGCACTCTGAAGTCGTTGCCGGCTTTTCGAGGAAGAAGTTTCCTTGTTCTGAGTGCGAGAAGAGCTGCAACTCAGCAGCAGAGCTGAGAGATCATCAGAGAACTCATACTGGAGAGAGGCCCTACCAGTGCTCATTCTGTGACAAAAGGTTTGCCTTGTCAGGTACACTGGTAAGACACGAGCGTCTCCATACTGGCATTACGCCCTACCGCTGCTCTGACTGCGGGAAGACGTTTGCGCAGCAGTGGACCCTAACGACACACATGCGGACTCACACGGGAGAAAAACCATACAGCTGCACACAGTGCGACAAGTCTTTCATTGCCCCAGGAGAGCTGCGGAGGCACACCAGGATCCACACTGGGGAAAAGCCGTACACCTGCGCTGACTGCGGGAGGCACTTCTCTTTGGCAGGAACTCTGAGAAACCACAAACGGTCATGTACTCACACCAAGAATGGATCTGCCACAAGCCTCATCTCAGGCTCAATTCAAGCTACAGCTGGGGAATCATCCCAGCAGGACCTGGCCAACAACATCAGCTCTGAG GTTTCTGCCAGTCAGGATACGCCAAGTGAAGTTGAGGCCCATACCTCAGAGGGACCTAACTGCGACAAAGCATCCCAGTGCGAAACTGACTTGAGAGAATCAGAATACAGACTAGAGGATGGCGGTTCCAGTCCACATATGAATGTCATcgtgaaagaagaggaggaagaagaaccTTTGTGTA CAGAAAGTCTGGAGCAAGTCTCTGGTAGTGAGGATTGTTCCATGTCAGAGGGAGTTGAACAACACCAGGAGAGCAACACAGAAATTCGAATTACAGttaaggaggaggaagaggaagttgTCAACA TCTCAGGTGAGGATCCTGATCATGTTGCTGACACTGAAGAAGAGAGTCCTCCAACATcgccactgcagcagcagctgaacaACAATTTGACAAACAGCTCCTACTGCTGCAGGCTCTGTGGAAGAGACTGTCACAAGCTATCTGCACTGCAAATACACATGAGAATTCACTCGGGAGAGAAACCTTATCAGTGCACTCTTTGTGGGAAGCAGTTCACCCAGAAAGGTCAGCTGAAAGGTCACCAGAAAGtgcacacaggagagaaaccgtTTTCCTGCCCAGACTGTGGGAAGAGCTTCGCCCACTCAGGAGCTATGAACAGGCACCGCCTCACACATACAGGGGAGAGGCCCTACCACTGCTCCGTGTGCGAGAGGAGCTTCAACCAGTCCTGTCGCTTGAGGGAACATGAGAAAATTCACTTTGGGGAGAAGTTTGACTGTACTGAATGCGAGAAGAGTTTCACGCGAGCGTCAAGCCTCAGGAACCATTTTAGGCTACACACAGGAAAGTGGCCTTACAGCTGTGACATATGTGGGCGGGGCTTCAACCGCTCTAAAAGCCTGCGGCTCCACAAACGGAATCATGAGCAGGCTCAGACTGGGGACGAGTCTGCATTTAGTGTGAAGAATGAAGATGATTCCTCGCAGAGTGACGATACCTCTCCAATTGATTTGT CAGAAAGTCTGGACCGAGTCTCTGGTAGTGAGGATTGTTCCATGTCAGAGGGAGTTGAACAACACCAGGAGAACAACACAGAAATTCGGATTACAGttaaggaggaggaagaggaacttGTTAACA TCTCAGGTGAGGATCCTGATCATGTTGCTGACACTGAAGATGAGAGTCCTCCAACATCGCCACTGCAGCTGAACAACAATTTGACAAAGAGCTCCTACTGCTGTGGACTCTGTGGAAGAGACTGTCACAAGCTATCTGCGCTGCAAATACACATGAGAATTCACTCGGGAGAGAAACCTTATCAGTGCACTCTTTGTGGGAAGCAGTTCACCCAGAAAGGTCAGCTGAAAGGTCACCAGAAAGtgcacacaggagagaaaccgtTTTCCTGCCCAGACTGTGGGAAGAGCTTCGCCCACTCAGGAGCTATGAACAGGCACCGCCTCACACATACAGGGGAGAGGCCCTACCACTGCTCCGTGTGCGAGAGGAGCTTCAACCAGTCCGGTCGCTTGAGGGAACATGAGAAAATTCACTTTGGGGAGAAGTTTGACTGTCCTGAATGCGAGAAGAGTTTCACACGAGCGTCGAGCCTCAAGAACCACTTCAGgctccacacaggagagaggccATATGGCTGTGACATatgtgggcggggcttcagcCGCTCCCAAAGCCTGCGGCTCCACAAACGGAAGCATGAGCAGGGTCAGGCTGGGGACGAGTCTGCACTTAGTGTGAAGAATGAAGATGATTCCTCGCAGAGTGACGATGCCTCTCCAATTGATTTGTGTATGACAGAGCATAATGACTGA
- the LOC144542870 gene encoding uncharacterized protein LOC144542870 isoform X3, translating to MGSENPVDFSPAVILAEEDQQEIGGLINSDGEEVDFSDIRESGSPTIGDEETPSKTFDQSENEKPQSTHSCSVCGKDFPYASKLQRHLRTHSGERPFPCSMCEKRFPEKGLLMIHERVHTGEKPFPCTFCEKRFASQGELRLHRRTHTGERPYHCSICLKSFSRHWHLKTHLEAMHSEVVAGFSRKKFPCSECEKSCNSAAELRDHQRTHTGERPYQCSFCDKRFALSGTLVRHERLHTGITPYRCSDCGKTFAQQWTLTTHMRTHTGEKPYSCTQCDKSFIAPGELRRHTRIHTGEKPYTCADCGRHFSLAGTLRNHKRSCTHTKNGSATSLISGSIQATAGESSQQDLANNISSEVSASQDTPSEVEAHTSEGPNCDKASQCETDLRESEYRLEDGGSSPHMNVIVKEEEEEEPLCKSLEQVSGSEDCSMSEGVEQHQESNTEIRITVKEEEEEVVNISGEDPDHVADTEEESPPTSPLQQQLNNNLTNSSYCCRLCGRDCHKLSALQIHMRIHSGEKPYQCTLCGKQFTQKGQLKGHQKVHTGEKPFSCPDCGKSFAHSGAMNRHRLTHTGERPYHCSVCERSFNQSCRLREHEKIHFGEKFDCTECEKSFTRASSLRNHFRLHTGKWPYSCDICGRGFNRSKSLRLHKRNHEQAQTGDESAFSVKNEDDSSQSDDTSPIDLSESLDRVSGSEDCSMSEGVEQHQENNTEIRITVKEEEEELVNISGEDPDHVADTEDESPPTSPLQLNNNLTKSSYCCGLCGRDCHKLSALQIHMRIHSGEKPYQCTLCGKQFTQKGQLKGHQKVHTGEKPFSCPDCGKSFAHSGAMNRHRLTHTGERPYHCSVCERSFNQSGRLREHEKIHFGEKFDCPECEKSFTRASSLKNHFRLHTGERPYGCDICGRGFSRSQSLRLHKRKHEQGQAGDESALSVKNEDDSSQSDDASPIDLCMTEHND from the exons GAGAGAGTGGTAGCCCTACTATTGGAGATGAGGAGACTCCATCAAAGACATTTGATCAGAGTGAGAATGAAAAACCGCAGTCAACTCACAGCTGCTCAGTGTGCGGAAAAGATTTCCCCTATGCCTCTAAACTTCAGCGCCACCTACGAACCCACTCAGGCGAGAGGCCCTTCCCCTGCTCTATGTGTGAGAAGAGATTTCCGGAGAAGGGACTGCTCATGATTCATGAAAGGGTTCATACTGGGGAAAAGCCATTCCCTTGCACTTTCTGTGAGAAAAGATTTGCTAGCCAGGGGGAGCTGAGACTACACCGGCGGACACACACTGGCGAGAGGCCATATCACTGCTCCATTTGTTTAAAGAGCTTCTCTCGCCACTGGCACCTGAAAACACACCTAGAGGCAATGCACTCTGAAGTCGTTGCCGGCTTTTCGAGGAAGAAGTTTCCTTGTTCTGAGTGCGAGAAGAGCTGCAACTCAGCAGCAGAGCTGAGAGATCATCAGAGAACTCATACTGGAGAGAGGCCCTACCAGTGCTCATTCTGTGACAAAAGGTTTGCCTTGTCAGGTACACTGGTAAGACACGAGCGTCTCCATACTGGCATTACGCCCTACCGCTGCTCTGACTGCGGGAAGACGTTTGCGCAGCAGTGGACCCTAACGACACACATGCGGACTCACACGGGAGAAAAACCATACAGCTGCACACAGTGCGACAAGTCTTTCATTGCCCCAGGAGAGCTGCGGAGGCACACCAGGATCCACACTGGGGAAAAGCCGTACACCTGCGCTGACTGCGGGAGGCACTTCTCTTTGGCAGGAACTCTGAGAAACCACAAACGGTCATGTACTCACACCAAGAATGGATCTGCCACAAGCCTCATCTCAGGCTCAATTCAAGCTACAGCTGGGGAATCATCCCAGCAGGACCTGGCCAACAACATCAGCTCTGAG GTTTCTGCCAGTCAGGATACGCCAAGTGAAGTTGAGGCCCATACCTCAGAGGGACCTAACTGCGACAAAGCATCCCAGTGCGAAACTGACTTGAGAGAATCAGAATACAGACTAGAGGATGGCGGTTCCAGTCCACATATGAATGTCATcgtgaaagaagaggaggaagaagaaccTTTGTGTA AAAGTCTGGAGCAAGTCTCTGGTAGTGAGGATTGTTCCATGTCAGAGGGAGTTGAACAACACCAGGAGAGCAACACAGAAATTCGAATTACAGttaaggaggaggaagaggaagttgTCAACA TCTCAGGTGAGGATCCTGATCATGTTGCTGACACTGAAGAAGAGAGTCCTCCAACATcgccactgcagcagcagctgaacaACAATTTGACAAACAGCTCCTACTGCTGCAGGCTCTGTGGAAGAGACTGTCACAAGCTATCTGCACTGCAAATACACATGAGAATTCACTCGGGAGAGAAACCTTATCAGTGCACTCTTTGTGGGAAGCAGTTCACCCAGAAAGGTCAGCTGAAAGGTCACCAGAAAGtgcacacaggagagaaaccgtTTTCCTGCCCAGACTGTGGGAAGAGCTTCGCCCACTCAGGAGCTATGAACAGGCACCGCCTCACACATACAGGGGAGAGGCCCTACCACTGCTCCGTGTGCGAGAGGAGCTTCAACCAGTCCTGTCGCTTGAGGGAACATGAGAAAATTCACTTTGGGGAGAAGTTTGACTGTACTGAATGCGAGAAGAGTTTCACGCGAGCGTCAAGCCTCAGGAACCATTTTAGGCTACACACAGGAAAGTGGCCTTACAGCTGTGACATATGTGGGCGGGGCTTCAACCGCTCTAAAAGCCTGCGGCTCCACAAACGGAATCATGAGCAGGCTCAGACTGGGGACGAGTCTGCATTTAGTGTGAAGAATGAAGATGATTCCTCGCAGAGTGACGATACCTCTCCAATTGATTTGT CAGAAAGTCTGGACCGAGTCTCTGGTAGTGAGGATTGTTCCATGTCAGAGGGAGTTGAACAACACCAGGAGAACAACACAGAAATTCGGATTACAGttaaggaggaggaagaggaacttGTTAACA TCTCAGGTGAGGATCCTGATCATGTTGCTGACACTGAAGATGAGAGTCCTCCAACATCGCCACTGCAGCTGAACAACAATTTGACAAAGAGCTCCTACTGCTGTGGACTCTGTGGAAGAGACTGTCACAAGCTATCTGCGCTGCAAATACACATGAGAATTCACTCGGGAGAGAAACCTTATCAGTGCACTCTTTGTGGGAAGCAGTTCACCCAGAAAGGTCAGCTGAAAGGTCACCAGAAAGtgcacacaggagagaaaccgtTTTCCTGCCCAGACTGTGGGAAGAGCTTCGCCCACTCAGGAGCTATGAACAGGCACCGCCTCACACATACAGGGGAGAGGCCCTACCACTGCTCCGTGTGCGAGAGGAGCTTCAACCAGTCCGGTCGCTTGAGGGAACATGAGAAAATTCACTTTGGGGAGAAGTTTGACTGTCCTGAATGCGAGAAGAGTTTCACACGAGCGTCGAGCCTCAAGAACCACTTCAGgctccacacaggagagaggccATATGGCTGTGACATatgtgggcggggcttcagcCGCTCCCAAAGCCTGCGGCTCCACAAACGGAAGCATGAGCAGGGTCAGGCTGGGGACGAGTCTGCACTTAGTGTGAAGAATGAAGATGATTCCTCGCAGAGTGACGATGCCTCTCCAATTGATTTGTGTATGACAGAGCATAATGACTGA
- the LOC144542870 gene encoding uncharacterized protein LOC144542870 isoform X2 — translation MGSENPVDFSPAVILAEEDQQEIGGLINSDGEEVDFSDIRESGSPTIGDEETPSKTFDQSENEKPQSTHSCSVCGKDFPYASKLQRHLRTHSGERPFPCSMCEKRFPEKGLLMIHERVHTGEKPFPCTFCEKRFASQGELRLHRRTHTGERPYHCSICLKSFSRHWHLKTHLEAMHSEVVAGFSRKKFPCSECEKSCNSAAELRDHQRTHTGERPYQCSFCDKRFALSGTLVRHERLHTGITPYRCSDCGKTFAQQWTLTTHMRTHTGEKPYSCTQCDKSFIAPGELRRHTRIHTGEKPYTCADCGRHFSLAGTLRNHKRSCTHTKNGSATSLISGSIQATAGESSQQDLANNISSEVSASQDTPSEVEAHTSEGPNCDKASQCETDLRESEYRLEDGGSSPHMNVIVKEEEEEEPLSESLEQVSGSEDCSMSEGVEQHQESNTEIRITVKEEEEEVVNISGEDPDHVADTEEESPPTSPLQQQLNNNLTNSSYCCRLCGRDCHKLSALQIHMRIHSGEKPYQCTLCGKQFTQKGQLKGHQKVHTGEKPFSCPDCGKSFAHSGAMNRHRLTHTGERPYHCSVCERSFNQSCRLREHEKIHFGEKFDCTECEKSFTRASSLRNHFRLHTGKWPYSCDICGRGFNRSKSLRLHKRNHEQAQTGDESAFSVKNEDDSSQSDDTSPIDLSESLDRVSGSEDCSMSEGVEQHQENNTEIRITVKEEEEELVNISGEDPDHVADTEDESPPTSPLQLNNNLTKSSYCCGLCGRDCHKLSALQIHMRIHSGEKPYQCTLCGKQFTQKGQLKGHQKVHTGEKPFSCPDCGKSFAHSGAMNRHRLTHTGERPYHCSVCERSFNQSGRLREHEKIHFGEKFDCPECEKSFTRASSLKNHFRLHTGERPYGCDICGRGFSRSQSLRLHKRKHEQGQAGDESALSVKNEDDSSQSDDASPIDLCMTEHND, via the exons GAGAGAGTGGTAGCCCTACTATTGGAGATGAGGAGACTCCATCAAAGACATTTGATCAGAGTGAGAATGAAAAACCGCAGTCAACTCACAGCTGCTCAGTGTGCGGAAAAGATTTCCCCTATGCCTCTAAACTTCAGCGCCACCTACGAACCCACTCAGGCGAGAGGCCCTTCCCCTGCTCTATGTGTGAGAAGAGATTTCCGGAGAAGGGACTGCTCATGATTCATGAAAGGGTTCATACTGGGGAAAAGCCATTCCCTTGCACTTTCTGTGAGAAAAGATTTGCTAGCCAGGGGGAGCTGAGACTACACCGGCGGACACACACTGGCGAGAGGCCATATCACTGCTCCATTTGTTTAAAGAGCTTCTCTCGCCACTGGCACCTGAAAACACACCTAGAGGCAATGCACTCTGAAGTCGTTGCCGGCTTTTCGAGGAAGAAGTTTCCTTGTTCTGAGTGCGAGAAGAGCTGCAACTCAGCAGCAGAGCTGAGAGATCATCAGAGAACTCATACTGGAGAGAGGCCCTACCAGTGCTCATTCTGTGACAAAAGGTTTGCCTTGTCAGGTACACTGGTAAGACACGAGCGTCTCCATACTGGCATTACGCCCTACCGCTGCTCTGACTGCGGGAAGACGTTTGCGCAGCAGTGGACCCTAACGACACACATGCGGACTCACACGGGAGAAAAACCATACAGCTGCACACAGTGCGACAAGTCTTTCATTGCCCCAGGAGAGCTGCGGAGGCACACCAGGATCCACACTGGGGAAAAGCCGTACACCTGCGCTGACTGCGGGAGGCACTTCTCTTTGGCAGGAACTCTGAGAAACCACAAACGGTCATGTACTCACACCAAGAATGGATCTGCCACAAGCCTCATCTCAGGCTCAATTCAAGCTACAGCTGGGGAATCATCCCAGCAGGACCTGGCCAACAACATCAGCTCTGAG GTTTCTGCCAGTCAGGATACGCCAAGTGAAGTTGAGGCCCATACCTCAGAGGGACCTAACTGCGACAAAGCATCCCAGTGCGAAACTGACTTGAGAGAATCAGAATACAGACTAGAGGATGGCGGTTCCAGTCCACATATGAATGTCATcgtgaaagaagaggaggaagaagaaccTTTGT CAGAAAGTCTGGAGCAAGTCTCTGGTAGTGAGGATTGTTCCATGTCAGAGGGAGTTGAACAACACCAGGAGAGCAACACAGAAATTCGAATTACAGttaaggaggaggaagaggaagttgTCAACA TCTCAGGTGAGGATCCTGATCATGTTGCTGACACTGAAGAAGAGAGTCCTCCAACATcgccactgcagcagcagctgaacaACAATTTGACAAACAGCTCCTACTGCTGCAGGCTCTGTGGAAGAGACTGTCACAAGCTATCTGCACTGCAAATACACATGAGAATTCACTCGGGAGAGAAACCTTATCAGTGCACTCTTTGTGGGAAGCAGTTCACCCAGAAAGGTCAGCTGAAAGGTCACCAGAAAGtgcacacaggagagaaaccgtTTTCCTGCCCAGACTGTGGGAAGAGCTTCGCCCACTCAGGAGCTATGAACAGGCACCGCCTCACACATACAGGGGAGAGGCCCTACCACTGCTCCGTGTGCGAGAGGAGCTTCAACCAGTCCTGTCGCTTGAGGGAACATGAGAAAATTCACTTTGGGGAGAAGTTTGACTGTACTGAATGCGAGAAGAGTTTCACGCGAGCGTCAAGCCTCAGGAACCATTTTAGGCTACACACAGGAAAGTGGCCTTACAGCTGTGACATATGTGGGCGGGGCTTCAACCGCTCTAAAAGCCTGCGGCTCCACAAACGGAATCATGAGCAGGCTCAGACTGGGGACGAGTCTGCATTTAGTGTGAAGAATGAAGATGATTCCTCGCAGAGTGACGATACCTCTCCAATTGATTTGT CAGAAAGTCTGGACCGAGTCTCTGGTAGTGAGGATTGTTCCATGTCAGAGGGAGTTGAACAACACCAGGAGAACAACACAGAAATTCGGATTACAGttaaggaggaggaagaggaacttGTTAACA TCTCAGGTGAGGATCCTGATCATGTTGCTGACACTGAAGATGAGAGTCCTCCAACATCGCCACTGCAGCTGAACAACAATTTGACAAAGAGCTCCTACTGCTGTGGACTCTGTGGAAGAGACTGTCACAAGCTATCTGCGCTGCAAATACACATGAGAATTCACTCGGGAGAGAAACCTTATCAGTGCACTCTTTGTGGGAAGCAGTTCACCCAGAAAGGTCAGCTGAAAGGTCACCAGAAAGtgcacacaggagagaaaccgtTTTCCTGCCCAGACTGTGGGAAGAGCTTCGCCCACTCAGGAGCTATGAACAGGCACCGCCTCACACATACAGGGGAGAGGCCCTACCACTGCTCCGTGTGCGAGAGGAGCTTCAACCAGTCCGGTCGCTTGAGGGAACATGAGAAAATTCACTTTGGGGAGAAGTTTGACTGTCCTGAATGCGAGAAGAGTTTCACACGAGCGTCGAGCCTCAAGAACCACTTCAGgctccacacaggagagaggccATATGGCTGTGACATatgtgggcggggcttcagcCGCTCCCAAAGCCTGCGGCTCCACAAACGGAAGCATGAGCAGGGTCAGGCTGGGGACGAGTCTGCACTTAGTGTGAAGAATGAAGATGATTCCTCGCAGAGTGACGATGCCTCTCCAATTGATTTGTGTATGACAGAGCATAATGACTGA